The following coding sequences lie in one Arachis stenosperma cultivar V10309 chromosome 5, arast.V10309.gnm1.PFL2, whole genome shotgun sequence genomic window:
- the LOC130982712 gene encoding alkane hydroxylase MAH1-like, translating into MAMFFYLATMAALLCFLLHFFHRRLCCKSPLLIDWPIVGMLPIVLWNLFRIHDFITDVLKQEGKTGEVMGPWFTNMNYLVTSDPINVHHMMSKSFDNYVKGSEFRDIFQIFGDGIFTTDSETWRYHRSLLLSLVKNRSFEIFLEKTIQKKVEASLIPVLEHVLQQRVEVDLQDIFNRFTFDNICSIVLGYDPNCLSIEFPQVACEKAFNEAEESLFYRHAVPKSVWKLLERLQIGQERKMSEACKVFDQFIYSCIASKREEISKYNKSQRDEAQVDLLSALMMMREQEQEQEKGQSQTLLVNDDKFLRDSTFNIFVAGRDTITSALTWFFWLVATNPLVEAKILDEIKENFGSNNDEMKHKVFGMEEGKKLVYLHGALCESLRLFPPIPFERKQPIKSDILPSGHHVNPSTMILLSLFAMGRFEEVWGKDCLEFKPERWISNKGSIVHIPSYKFISFNAGPRTCLGKDISFIQLKMVAASILCNYHIHVVEGHQAIPSHSIVLLMKDGLKVRVTRRCLF; encoded by the coding sequence ATGGCCATGTTTTTCTATTTAGCAACAATGGCAGCACTACTTTGCTTCCTCTTACACTTCTTTCATAGGAGACTATGTTGCAAGAGCCCCCTCTTAATAGATTGGCCTATTGTTGGCATGTTACCAATAGTGTTATGGAACTTGTTCCGGATCCATGATTTCATAACCGATGTCTTGAAACAAGAAGGCAAAACCGGCGAGGTCATGGGACCATGGTTCACCAATATGAACTATTTGGTCACTAGTGACCCCATCAATGTTCACCACATGATGAGCAAGAGTTTTGACAACTATGTCAAGGGTTCTGAATTTCGTGACATCTTCCAAATTTTTGGAGATGGTATTTTTACCACGGATTCGGAGACTTGGAGGTACCATAGATCTTTGCTTCTTTCTTTGGTTAAGAATAGAAGCTTCGAGATTTTTCTAGAGAAAACGATTCAGAAGAAGGTGGAAGCTAGCTTGATTCCTGTATTAGAACACGTGCTACAACAACGTGTTGAGGTGGATCTACAAGACATCTTCAATCGCTTCACATTCGACAACATTTGCAGCATTGTTTTAGGGTATGATCCTAATTGTCTTTCTATTGAGTTCCCTCAAGTTGCATGTGAGAAGGCTTTTAATGAAGCTGAAGAGTCCTTATTCTATAGGCATGCTGTTCCAAAGAGTGTTTGGAAGCTTCTAGAAAGGCTTCAAATAGGTCAAGAGAGAAAGATGAGTGAAGCTTGCAAGGTGTTTGACCAATTCATATACTCTTGCATAGCAtcaaagagagaagagataagCAAGTACAACAAAAGTcaaagagatgaagctcaagtTGACTTGCTTAGTgctttgatgatgatgagagaacaagaacaagaacaagaaaaGGGTCAAAGTCAAACATTATTAGTCAATGATGACAAGTTTCTAAGAGACTCAACTTTCAATATTTTTGTGGCCGGAAGAGATACTATAACTTCAGCTCTTACTTGGTTCTTTTGGCTTGTTGCTACAAACCCATTAGTAGAAGCTAAGATTCTTGATGAGATCAAAGAAAACTTTGGATCCAATAATGATGAAATGAAACACAAAGTTTTTGGCATGGAGGAGGGTAAAAAGCTAGTTTATCTCCATGGAGCTCTTTGTGAATCTTTGAGGCTATTTCCTCCTATTCCTTTTGAGAGGAAGCAACCAATCAAAAGTGACATACTCCCAAGTGGACATCATGTGAATCCAAGTACAATGatcttactttctttgtttgCAATGGGAAGATTTGAAGAGGTATGGGGGAAAGATTGCTTGGAGTTCAAGCCAGAGAGATGGATCTCTAATAAGGGTAGTATTGTTCATATCCCATCTTACAAGTTCATTAGTTTTAATGCGGGTCCTAGAACTTGCTTGGGAAAGGACATATCTTTTATTCAACTGAAGATGGTGGCAGCTTCTATTTTGTGCAATTATCATATTCATGTGGTGGAAGGTCATCAAGCTATTCCAAGTCACTCAATTGTTCTTTTAATGAAGGATGGCTTGAAGGTTAGGGTAACTAGAAGATGCTTGTTTTGA